The Eublepharis macularius isolate TG4126 chromosome 12, MPM_Emac_v1.0, whole genome shotgun sequence genomic sequence CGAGGCACTAGTATCAGTGCCACAATGAAGATGACTAGTTCAGCACTTGCCCTTATGACTTAGTGATATTTTGCCATGTTGGAATGTCTTCTGTTCCAAGAGGCACAGGGAAATTAATCGTTTCAAGAATGCATATGTGATCCTGATTCACTAACTGACCCAGAGATTTATGGATACTTTTGGATCCAATGTACATTTGATATATCTTAGTGATTATGATTCACAGCATTAAGGCTTAGATGTGCAAGTAAAAACATAAATGGATTGAGTTCAGTTATGCTCATACACACAGCTTCTACAAAACCCAGCACGTTCCTCCCTATCTATTATAGTGCTCAGAAACTCATTGCACCAGATCTTGGCCAACTGGGAATGCAAGGGAGGATATTTCTTTTCTTGCATTTCCCCTCATGCCAGTGGAATTGCTTTGCTGGATCAAACTCCATGTATGGAGTGAAAAGGTAGAAGCACACTTTGTTCGTCATGATCAGCTTCCTCTCTATGCAGAAATCTCACAGTTTTGCTGACACAGACTTCTGTTAAATGGTCATCTGAATTAACCTTGAATGCTGGCCCACAGGTACACCACCTACCCTTCTGGTCTGAAATCTCCCCTTCAGGGCATGGGGCACAACCATAGCAGCAAaatttttccccttccttctttttcttcaggaaaCCAGGGAGGCAGTAATTATTGCACACAGAAATGGGCGCAATCTGTCCAATAAGATAAACAAAATGTAGAATGTGAAAAAGGATACTATTTCATTCAGCTCTGTATAAATCAGCAAATGAGcaactgaaatataaaaatacaaaaaaatatttgtcaTCAACAAGCCTCTAGCCCCTTTTAGATGTTGGCAGACAATGGTTATATCTTACCACTCTTTTTGGCTAAGTGTTGAGCTTTCTCCTCTGGTGGAAGAGAATCCTTGTTCAGAGGAAGAGAATCTTCCAACAGAGGAAGGCTAGAAATCATGGTACCTTTAAGAATAATCAAACTTGTTTCAGCATAGGTTTTTTgtaagtcagagctcacttcatcagatgcaaatggtaaggtaaaggtaaatgtagcccccctgtgcaagcaccaagtgattactgacccatgaggtgatgttgcatcatgacattttcttggcagacttctgttagggagtggtttgccattgccttcccaagtcatctacactttacccccaggaaactgggtactcactttaccGACTTTGaatggatggaaggctgagtcaaccttgagctggctacctgaacccagcttccaccaggattgaactcaggtcgtgagcagagcttgggctccagtactgcagcttaccgctctgcaccATGGAGCTCCCATGTATATGGCACAAACAAGTTTTTAGTAATTTTATAACTAAAAATCACTGAAGGACAGGGGGAGAACAAGATACACTGTGACAGAGAGCTGTTATAAATCAAACATTTGTAAATCATATCCAGGGACTCAAATCTAAATTACTTACAACAAGTATTTCTGCAGcaactcctcctcttcttccctaCTGTAATAATTCCCTCAGCATACCATGTCTAAAGGTTTGaaagttttatttaacaaaagcagggccttccctggcctctgcttGGTAGAGAACTAACTGCCCacaacatgaagggaaaatgaaacTAAACTACTACACAGGCTTTTTGGCCTAAAGGGATCAGGAGAAAAatactaaacagttcaataagggaacatcaccaaatcCACAACTTGCCACGATATAACACCTACCAATATGTGAATTGGGTTATAACTATTTCTAAATGTTTTTccagtagaaatgggcacaaactgggaaaatgccgaactgtgtggtttgtgTTTCATGGCATTTCTCAAAACACGAACCACAACAAAgttgccccagtttgcaaaccggttcatttggtttgtgaaaacattactTCTGGGGAAGCAGAAGATCTACAGAATAGGCATGTACACTTCTGGTTTTCTCCTTTCAAATGCCagtgcttttcagctgatgggagggagatCCCCCGTTaactgaaaaaagctgccggcgtttaaaagcagcaacacttttcttgcacagcaagaaaagtgttgctgttttcaaTCATCCaccactctccttttccctgagagctaaagcgaggtaagggtcataaggatGCTTCTCTGTTGACTTCCTTCCAGctgggtatgcaagcactctctctctttttttttccaaGCAAGGAACAATGCCTAATGTTGctgtttattccctgctggctttaaaagacaggaaagggttaaatggctgcttttcccttcctcctttgggataTGTATAAACATTCCTTTTTTTCCCCGAAGACAAGAATtagttgtaacattgtaacattgtaacatagtaacattgcagcattgtaacattactgcactttcctcctggctttaaaagccaggaaaggattaaatggttGCTCTTCCCTCCCTTTCAAGTATGTTTCTAGGTTTGCCaatgagaaaaaaaaccccaaccattTTGCATGACCCTTTGGATACAAAGTGTCAGGGAAGCTTccaggaggggatgaagcagcagcattttaactcttCCCTGACttggatttaaaaagaaaatgagagtggaaaaagcatgaaaaataaatatttttcctcagaactctgccaccaattgtttctccagtgggcaggagacagcccaatcagcaaatacaggaggGGATATGTTCCAAAATTTCAACATTACTAAACCTgatcaaagtttttttaaaaaatgtgacatgagttgcaaagccctgaaagcctgaaactgcattGAGGCTTCACtcaaaaagtgttgctgctttcacagGACAGCAGCTTTTTCCAGctaatgggggatccccctcccatcagctgaaaagctgcccggtgcacacctctactgcctaggaaactgattgatcggtgcaggctgtctgcaatgatgaaccaaaaaatgaactaaacaaacAGGCCTAAAAGTCgtcacagttcgtcagaaatgggctctgaagaACCACCCGTTCGTGAACCACAAAGTGGCCAGgatcatgatgaactttggttcatattttggttcatgcccatctctattttccaTACTGCATGAATCTGATTAAACCAATTCTGATGCACAAAGTCTTAAGTTGGAATAAACTTGCTTAGTCTCAAAGGTGTTGGTTGATTTCTGCTTAATTTTGCAACAATAGACTACCATGACTACCCTTTTGAAATTATTTCTTGGATGAAGACCTGGCAGGATTAGAGATTTCTGGTATTTTGCATTTATATCAtggtttaatttttctgtgtgaaaCATAGCACAGGCTTTATTATTGAACCCTGTCACCCATGGCAGGGTGAGATTATGCTTCTAGGGAAACTAGAGTCCAAATTACCCATCTGGTGAATGAAGTCAAGAATAATTACCTGGAATCCCCACCTGATTAAAATTGGTCTGCCACACAATTCTGTCCTCATTAATAATTAATTCTTGTCCTTCAGGAGCATTGGAATTCACTCTTCCAACTGTAACTCTGACAAAGGACTTGTTTGGAAAGGTGACCAGGTTCATTATATCAAATCCAGCTTCCATTTCCCTATCCTTAAAACAAACTCTTTCTCCAGCTGAGTTGTTAAACAAAACACGTTGAAGAAATGGGTGAAGCTAgttgaaaaaggaaagaaaatgggaTAGTAACATACTGGATTCTTCATGCAATACAGAAATAGAAACTTTGGTTGTTTTATAAACTTTGGTTTGGTTTCTTCTAAACCCAGATGAAAATTCAGCTGCTTTATCAAGGTGGAAGAATGAAAATGTACCACTTCCTCCTTGCCTGTagatccaaaaagaaaaagaaagtgaatCCAGACTAGAGTTGTCAACCGACAACTATCTCCAGAAAATaaagatcaattcctctggaaatATTGAGTGCTTTGAAGAGGCGGACTgcttggcattataccccactgaagtccatcCCTTcctcaaattccaccctcccaggctccacccccaaatctccaggaatttcccaacctgctgttggcaaccttaacccAAACTGTGGTGTATTTACTGAATACATTGCAAGGAAACAGTCTCccccatgtgtgtgtgtctttgcttatgtgtgtgtgttggtttagTCTTGTGTGGTAGAGTTCCTGCTCCTTAGTTCTGTTTGTTAGTTAGAACTTAGATTGTATAAACACCATTGTCCTGAGACCAGTGGGTCCCGTCCCTGTATCTTCTAGCTAATAAATGGATGTTATCTGGAACACATTCCTCTCTACTATATGCACCAAGAGCAGAAATCTGACAGAGTACCTTGTTCCTGACCCACAAGCAAATGGGTACCTCACACAAACAGTACTTTGTCAGTGAATTATGTGGAGGATACCATATGCTGGCAGGGAAAATTGTGTGTATGCATAGAAAGAAAGCCATTTGTTGCAGAGACATTACCTGCCAAGGTTGTAGATTCTGAACATGAAGTCCTTTACCATCCATTAATGCTCTGTTATCAAATCTAGATGTGTACATGGTATTCaaagcatgtgccacagcatagacGGCATTATAGATGCTGTAGCTATGGCCAGTCATGGGCATTTCAAAAACAGGCCCGGGAAGACTGTCTAGGCTCTGTTCCCCTGTACATACATCATTGCCTTCCATTGGCCCCTGGAGATCTAGAAATGAACAGTCGAATGCTTGCTCCCAGAAATCCTTGAGGAAACCATCTCCCTGGGTCAAGCCAGGTTTGATCTTATGAAGAAATGTCTGAAATCCTCGGAGGTTGTTTGACTGCATTGAGAAGAAAAGAGCACCATGGAAGAACTGGAAATCCCAGGTCCTTTGAATGCCTGATAACGCAAAATCAACCTGGGCTGTCATAATCCACACTTTTCTCAATGATATGTTCTTTTTATATGAAGCATCTCCAAGGAGCATCAAAATGTGCAGTGTTATAATGGTCCTAGATTCTCCATAGATGATAAATGATCTAACTTTGCTGTCTGAGAATTGAAGATATGTATTTGCAGTTAAATAATTAACATGACTCCATGTATCTAGGCGGATTTGGCTCGGAAGTCTTTCTGAGAAGGCTAAGCATATTCCTTTCTGGGAAAACAATGATTCCAGCTGCTGCACAAAATGTTCTCCACTGTTGTCATTTACAGCAAAGAGTCCAACCCATGTCCATCCAAAATGGAGAAGTAACTGGACTATTCCTTTACACTGCTGGGCTTCATTTGGAACCATACGATAAAAAGGAGGTGATTCTGTTCTATCTCCCTCCTGTGAGGCAAACGAGCCATATGCAAGCTAAAAATGAATGTACAAAACAGTTTAGAGATGATTTAAGAGAAACGTCTGCAGAGATATGCTTTTTTGTGCAATAAATACATGCAGATGAAAGTAGCAGTTACAGAGAGAATTAACTACTAGGATTCTAACGGCTGATCAGGATGTGTGAATATGATGCAAGTTTTGCAAACTATTGATGGGAAAATAATCATCCAAAAGTATGTTATGCTACCCTGTATGTCACATGCCCCTCTCCCTAAGCTAATTGACTCTAagttttgtctttgtctttgtatCAGAATACATTTTGATTTGTTTGTTGGTGGCCGTCTGTACTTTTTGGTCTTCTTCATTTTTAACCACTTTCCAATGAACTAGAGGTAAGTAATCCTACCTGTGGAATCCTGTAAAGATCTAACATGTCAGACATGCGAGAGGAGATATCTGAGCCAAGTCCACCTATGACAGCTATTGTATATTTCTGGGTGTCATATTTGTAGTTGGGAACTAGTCTGTGAAAATTGAAGAGCAGATCCAGAATGGTACGATAGGTCATCCTAACATCATAGTAACTGTCATAGATATGATATCCAAGTGTGACATTGGGCAAGATTTTGGGATTCTCATTGATCTCATTTATGGCAAATACCAAGGCCAGGAGGTGTTGGTAGAACTTTGTCACCATCCTGCAAACATATTCAAATATTCTGAGATTTGTGGAGTGCTTTATTAAATTACTGATACAATCAGATTCTGTCTTAATTGTCCTCGTATAAAGATACACTTCCATCTGGTGTTAATACTTTACATTCAAAATGCTTCACTGAAAACATTTTTGATCTAAAAATGTATCCTTTTATCATTGTTGAGAATATGTGAAAACAACAGGATTTAATTTTCAGTAAAAAGAAAGATTAGGAGAACACTGCAAAAATAGGTATACTTATCAGTTTTAAAGCATTATATCAGATGATATATGTTTAATGAAAATCATTATATAGAGCGGCCATGTTACGGAAAAATAAGAGGGCAAGATTCACAATGCTACAAAAGCATACAGGATACCAAAACATAATATGAGGACAGCTGAAAAGATACCACTTAAATTAAGATAATGAGTTAATGAATGACAGTTTGAGACAGGAAAGAAGTAAAATGTTGTGGGCAATTCAGTTgagtatgtgtgtaaagtgctaccAAGTTACAGCTGACTCATCGTGACCCCACACATTTTTCTTGACAAGGGACAAAtgcaggtggtttgccattccctgcctctacatagtgatcttggactttcttggtggtttcccatccaagaactaatcACAGCGAACCCTGCATCTTAAAGTTGACAATATCATTCTAGCCTAGGCTATCCGTGTCAGGTCAAGTTCCATTTAGAATCTAGGAAAGTATGCATAAACACAATATCAAGGGTTAGAATCTATATTTCTAGCAGCCCATGTGACCTATAGCaaacatttcattcattttcCAAACTGTTGACATGCAAATATCAGCTTTGCTTAGATCAGGTATCAACTTTACCATAGCATCTTTTACATTAGCATTGATCCTTTGGGTACATACTCCATTTATTGGTCCGTAACAATGCTCAACTTTAccagagttttatttatttacaatcttATTGGCCATCCATGACTCAAAAAGAATTTATTTCAGCTTTGTTGTGCAATTTGCATCACAGTAATTTGGACCAAATTttgagccattaaaaaaaaaaacaccgacTCTCTGTTCTACCAACTTCCACCTTCCTCAAAAAGTGATTTTCTTCGTATGGAAGAAGCTAGCCCACCTAGACTGCAAACACAGTAGAATGCACAAGGGTCTGAAAGATATTGCAAAGGACTGCTGGCCTGAAGCAAGCCAGCATATTCTTTCTACACACAGTAACTAGGGTTTATGATCTGGTCCATCTCACAAGATGCAGGAGGTGGAAAATTCCTTACGTTGGAACCTCAGACAAATCATGTGAAGGATGTTTCTCAAACAAAGATGTGTGAAGATTGTAAATGATCTGTGAAGTAATCCCGCCAATCAGGAGGTCCCCTGCTTGGTATCGCTCATGTGGAATCGGAAGGGGACGGATTCCAGTGCACTTTGTAACTTGGCATGCCAtgggaggaaagagaaggagCACCACCAACAACCTCACAATTCTGGCAGCATTTTTTTTCTCTAGACACAAGCTCTCTTGTGCCCATCTATAGCATAATAGGCTAGCTTGGATTTTAGCTGCCTGCACCATTACATCTCTTAGAGAGAAATGCATTTGGCTTGTATCTACCATCAACACAATTACAAATGCATGCCTTGAATGATAGCTGAGATTGTTGATACTTTGATATAAAGTCTGGCTTCTTGAAACACACTGATGAAGACCAAATCAATGGGGACCCGCCTGCCTTTTGTCCCTAATTTCAGCTCCTAGCACCTCTGCTCCCATTTTATAACCACTTTTAGACATATTACTTTTGTACTTTGTGGAAGTCACTGAACCTTGCTCAATAATTTCAATAATTACAGGGGGAAGATAATTACTGTGGCACATTCATGGTCTGAGTGGCACTGCTGCTAGcaagctttttttccccctttcaaactACAGTTTCATCAGCTTAATGGCATGATGATGTGGGAGGTGGGTCCAGATTTCCTTGGGGAGCAAACGATAACGGGAAAGCCAAGGATCAAGATGAAGCCATTTTATCCATTTCAATTCTTTTTCTTCCACCTTTCCACAATTGCTGCAGGCAATTGCTGAAATGAAAACTATCATTCATCTTCAGTTTTCCCAAGGGATAACACGGTTTTTTTCCTGCAACAATACATTTTAGGATATAAAGTAATTCTCTGCTCAACGaacatttcttttctctttctgcctTTGTCAACATATCTTctgaaattttgttttaaaaactacAGTTTTCAAGACTGCTGTGTCAGACAATTCACAGATAAAGCAGCTTGATTTACCAGTCCTTAAGTTTGGTCTTAAATTGTGCTCTTTTAACATGTTTGAAATGTTAGGTCTactttggggaccctatttagttagaaaggtggcatacacatgctttggaaaaaagagatagagagagaggaaggaaggaaggaaggaaggaaggaaggaaggaaggaaggaagaagtacAGATGACCACTACCTGGGTTTATCTGTCTTCACCACAATGCTTAGATCTTGTGAtctgtaattgtattttaaagCCAAACAACTTGGTTTTCTAGTAGATATCATCATAATGTAGATTATTTCAACAGCAAAAAATTAACAGTGCAGAGTTTCATAATGAAACTTACAGTGAGAGCCATGTTTGGCATTTGGAGACATACATATTTTAtttggaatagacatgggcacaagcagcattacaaacagaaaagcaTATAAGAGGAagcttaaatgttttaattatttttccttATTAGCTGCTCCTTATTGTTAAATTCAGACCTCCACAGAATAATGTAGCTCTTCGGGGAAAATATGCAACCTAATAGCCccgcactggaggccaagatagaGAAGATTTCCACAGCAACCATGTATTTTCCTTTGGTGCTTAAGTAGGTTGGAACAAAGGacaaccaaacactgcaaaagatcagCATACTGAAGGTGATGAACctggcttcattgaaactgtctGGTAACctcctggctaggaaagccacagcCAAGCAGATGATGGATAGAAGTCCCATATAACCTAGGACAATATAGAACATAGGGACTGATCCTTCATTACATTCTGCTATGATCTCATCAGTCAGTGACAGTGAGTCTAAATTTGGGAATGGTGGTGAGGTTGCCAGCCATACCACACAAATACTTGCTTGAATGAAGGAGCAGGAAATGACAACAGAGTTCGtcagtcttttccccacccacttcctcatgctcgaccctggcttggtggccatgaaagctacaaccacagtgatggttttggccaaaaCACATGAAACAGC encodes the following:
- the LOC129339948 gene encoding vomeronasal type-2 receptor 26-like; this translates as MVTKFYQHLLALVFAINEINENPKILPNVTLGYHIYDSYYDVRMTYRTILDLLFNFHRLVPNYKYDTQKYTIAVIGGLGSDISSRMSDMLDLYRIPQLAYGSFASQEGDRTESPPFYRMVPNEAQQCKGIVQLLLHFGWTWVGLFAVNDNSGEHFVQQLESLFSQKGICLAFSERLPSQIRLDTWSHVNYLTANTYLQFSDSKVRSFIIYGESRTIITLHILMLLGDASYKKNISLRKVWIMTAQVDFALSGIQRTWDFQFFHGALFFSMQSNNLRGFQTFLHKIKPGLTQGDGFLKDFWEQAFDCSFLDLQGPMEGNDVCTGEQSLDSLPGPVFEMPMTGHSYSIYNAVYAVAHALNTMYTSRFDNRALMDGKGLHVQNLQPWQLHPFLQRVLFNNSAGERVCFKDREMEAGFDIMNLVTFPNKSFVRVTVGRVNSNAPEGQELIINEDRIVWQTNFNQIAPISVCNNYCLPGFLKKKKEGEKFCCYGCAPCPEGEISDQKDMDDCKKCPDNQYPNKDQDGCIPKVLSFLSFDGLLGTSLSSAAVSFSIITVLVLGIFIKHKDTPIVKANNQDISYTLLISLLFCFLCSLLFLGYPGKVTCFLQQSTFGFIFSVAVSCILAKTITVVVAFMATKPGSSIRKWVGKKLANSILLSCSLVQAVISMVWLGTSPPFPDFDFQSLPREIVAECNKGSVIMFYMVLGYMGFLSIITLIVAFFARKLPDSFNEAKFITFSMLIFCSVWVSFVPTYLGTKGKYMVAVEIFSILTSSAGLLACVFMPKCYIIVLRPELNKREQMIRTAP